One Hordeum vulgare subsp. vulgare chromosome 4H, MorexV3_pseudomolecules_assembly, whole genome shotgun sequence DNA window includes the following coding sequences:
- the LOC123447574 gene encoding protein FLOWERING LOCUS T-like, translated as MLRSRDPLIVGRIVGDVVDYFDASARLKVLYGNREMTVGSELRTSQVANQPTVRITGRAGSLYTLVMVDPDVPRPSDPSEREYLHWLVTDIPEGGEVGLGTEVVAYEKPEPTVGIHRLVFVVFRQAAGWKNNFVTRDLAECYSLGAPVAAAYFNCQREGSCGGRRWYT; from the exons ATGTTGAGGTCGAGGGATCCTTTAATCGTCGGGAGGATCGTCGGCGACGTGGTCGACTACTTCGACGCGTCGGCGCGGCTCAAGGTGTTGTACGGCAACCGTGAGATGACGGTTGGGTCCGAGCTGAGGACGTCGCAGGTGGCCAACCAACCCACGGTGCGCATCACAGGAAGAGCGGGATCACTCTACACGCTC GTGATGGTTGACCCTGATGTGCCTAGACCAAGCGACCCTTCCGAACGGGAGTACCTCCATTG GCTTGTCACAGACATACCAGAAGGAGGTGAAGTGGGCCTTG GAACCGAGGTGGTGGCCTACGAGAAGCCGGAGCCGACGGTGGGGATCCACCGTTTGGTATTCGTGGTGTTCCGGCAGGCGGCAGGGTGG AAAAACAACTTCGTCACGAGGGACTTGGCTGAGTGCTACAGCCTCGGCGCTCCAGTCGCAGCCGCCTACTTCAACTGCCAGAGGGAGGGCAGCTGCGGTGGCCGGAGGTGGTACACATGA